One genomic segment of Caballeronia sp. TF1N1 includes these proteins:
- a CDS encoding AI-2E family transporter, with protein sequence MSTPRYPRNPERSNEHDTDPGARINKVQRAASAALYTVLVLIALYTARTFIPAVVWAIVIAISLWPALHWLEQRPLFRRHNILLAAFLATAVGLLFVVPFAIVAAQTANEASDMLRWFHDVLRTGIPMPAFVEHLPMGSQQVSHWWQENLATPLESSPAVKRLHSATVVAMTRHFGGRVVHGLVIFGFMLMTLFFMFQAGARLGEQLIAGSRRAFGADGAALIRRMADSVRSTVIGLVVVGLGEGALLGIAYGITGVPHATLLGMLTAVAAMLPFCAPIVFLGSALWLLAQGSVISAASVAIFGLIVVFISEHFVRPVLIGGSTRLPFLLVLFGILGGAETFGLIGLFIGPALMTILVVLWTDWVRD encoded by the coding sequence ATGTCTACACCGCGATATCCGCGTAATCCAGAGCGCAGCAACGAGCATGATACGGACCCGGGCGCACGCATCAACAAGGTACAGCGGGCGGCGTCGGCGGCGCTTTACACGGTGCTCGTGCTGATTGCGCTCTACACGGCGCGCACGTTCATTCCGGCGGTGGTGTGGGCTATCGTGATCGCCATTTCATTGTGGCCGGCGCTGCACTGGCTGGAACAGCGTCCGCTGTTCAGGCGGCACAATATCTTGCTCGCGGCGTTTCTTGCCACGGCGGTCGGGCTGCTCTTCGTGGTGCCGTTCGCCATCGTCGCCGCGCAGACCGCCAACGAAGCGAGCGACATGCTCCGCTGGTTCCACGACGTCTTGCGCACCGGTATTCCGATGCCCGCTTTCGTCGAGCATCTGCCGATGGGTTCGCAACAGGTCTCGCACTGGTGGCAGGAGAATCTGGCGACACCGCTCGAATCGTCGCCTGCCGTGAAGCGTCTGCATAGCGCGACGGTCGTCGCGATGACGCGCCATTTCGGCGGACGCGTGGTGCATGGGCTCGTCATTTTCGGCTTCATGCTGATGACGCTGTTCTTCATGTTCCAGGCGGGCGCGCGGCTTGGCGAGCAACTGATCGCGGGATCGCGGCGCGCGTTTGGCGCGGACGGTGCGGCGCTCATCCGGCGCATGGCGGACTCCGTGCGCAGCACGGTGATCGGTCTCGTGGTGGTTGGCCTGGGCGAGGGCGCTTTGCTCGGTATCGCCTATGGCATCACGGGCGTGCCGCACGCCACCTTGCTCGGCATGCTGACCGCGGTCGCCGCTATGCTGCCGTTCTGCGCGCCGATCGTCTTCCTCGGCTCGGCGCTATGGCTGCTCGCGCAAGGCTCCGTGATTTCGGCTGCCAGCGTGGCGATCTTCGGGCTGATCGTGGTCTTCATCTCCGAGCATTTCGTGCGACCAGTGCTGATCGGCGGCTCCACGCGCCTGCCGTTTCTGCTCGTCTTGTTCGGCATCCTGGGCGGCGCGGAAACGTTCGGGCTGATCGGGCTTTTCATCGGCCCGGCATTGATGACGATTCTCGTCGTGCTATGGACGGACTGGGTGCGCGATTGA
- a CDS encoding DUF2288 domain-containing protein produces the protein MTDASNQSPSPLYTKLLAETAQIGWSELERFFAKGALIWVKGDLDLVSVAEAVANDDTQQVTQWLSAGLIERLQAQTAVDIAARDPELWAVVVSPWVCVQERGAGI, from the coding sequence ATGACCGACGCTTCCAACCAAAGCCCCAGCCCGCTCTACACCAAGCTGCTTGCAGAAACCGCGCAGATCGGCTGGTCCGAACTCGAACGCTTCTTCGCAAAGGGCGCGCTGATCTGGGTGAAGGGCGACCTGGATCTCGTGAGCGTGGCCGAGGCGGTCGCCAACGACGACACGCAGCAGGTTACGCAATGGCTCTCGGCCGGACTCATTGAGCGCTTGCAGGCGCAGACCGCCGTCGATATCGCCGCGCGCGATCCCGAGTTGTGGGCCGTGGTGGTATCGCCCTGGGTCTGCGTGCAGGAACGCGGCGCGGGCATCTGA
- the pcaG gene encoding protocatechuate 3,4-dioxygenase subunit alpha produces MTTLKQTPSQTVGPYFAYGLVPEQYNFDLKSLFTASAADREVPGEHIAVVGNVYDAEGKPIGDALIEIAQADANGRYVESAEAARESGFRGFARVGTGTDPKLRFIVDTVKPGKTADDAAPHLDVIVLMRGMLLHSYTRIYFNDETEANANDAVLAAVPAERRHTLIAKREAGPTGKPGVSGTIYRFDIHLRGPNETVFFDL; encoded by the coding sequence ATGACCACGCTCAAACAAACCCCATCGCAGACCGTCGGACCGTACTTCGCCTACGGCCTCGTTCCCGAGCAATACAACTTCGATCTGAAGAGCCTGTTCACGGCATCGGCCGCGGATCGTGAAGTGCCGGGCGAGCATATCGCCGTGGTCGGCAACGTGTACGACGCGGAAGGCAAGCCCATTGGCGACGCGCTCATCGAAATCGCGCAGGCTGACGCGAACGGCCGTTACGTGGAAAGCGCCGAAGCCGCGCGCGAGTCGGGCTTTCGCGGATTCGCGCGCGTCGGCACGGGCACGGACCCGAAGCTGCGTTTTATCGTCGATACGGTGAAGCCCGGCAAGACCGCCGACGATGCCGCGCCGCATCTCGATGTCATCGTGCTGATGCGCGGCATGCTGCTGCACAGCTACACGCGCATCTATTTCAACGATGAAACCGAAGCCAACGCGAACGACGCCGTGCTCGCCGCCGTGCCGGCCGAGCGCCGCCATACGCTGATCGCCAAGCGCGAAGCGGGACCGACGGGCAAGCCGGGTGTGTCGGGCACGATCTATCGCTTCGACATTCATCTTCGCGGCCCGAACGAGACCGTGTTCTTCGACCTCTGA
- the pcaH gene encoding protocatechuate 3,4-dioxygenase subunit beta: protein MTSPILTPRDWDSHPPYLSPGYRSSVLRSPSLPLIPLKENLRNRRVPVYGADDLGTLDNDLTRNAAKNGEPLGERIIVTGRVLDDNGRPVRNTLVEVWQANAAGRYVHKADQHDAPLDPNFLGAGRCLTDDEGRYRFMTIKPGAYPWGNHTNAWRPNHIHFSLFGDYFGSRLVTQMYFPGDPLLDLDPIYQGIPEQARKRLVSRFSIDTTQENYALGYEFDIVLRGPDQTPTE, encoded by the coding sequence ATGACTTCGCCTATTCTCACGCCTCGCGACTGGGATTCCCACCCGCCGTATCTGTCGCCGGGCTACCGGTCATCCGTGCTGCGCAGCCCTTCGCTGCCGCTCATCCCGCTGAAGGAAAATCTGCGCAACCGCCGCGTTCCCGTCTATGGCGCGGACGACCTGGGCACGCTCGATAACGACCTCACGCGCAATGCCGCCAAGAACGGCGAGCCGCTCGGCGAGCGCATCATCGTGACGGGCCGCGTGCTGGACGACAACGGCCGCCCGGTGCGCAACACGCTCGTGGAAGTGTGGCAGGCCAATGCCGCCGGACGCTATGTCCACAAGGCCGATCAGCACGACGCGCCGCTCGACCCGAACTTCCTCGGCGCGGGCCGCTGCCTGACCGACGACGAAGGCCGCTACCGCTTCATGACGATCAAGCCGGGCGCGTATCCGTGGGGCAATCACACCAACGCGTGGCGCCCGAATCACATTCACTTCTCGCTCTTCGGCGACTACTTCGGCTCGCGTCTCGTCACGCAGATGTATTTCCCGGGCGACCCGCTGCTCGACCTCGATCCGATTTATCAAGGCATTCCCGAGCAGGCGAGAAAGCGCCTCGTGTCGCGCTTCTCGATCGACACGACTCAGGAAAACTACGCGCTCGGCTACGAATTCGATATCGTGCTGCGCGGCCCGGACCAGACGCCGACGGAGTGA
- the pcaQ gene encoding pca operon transcription factor PcaQ: MDTDFTNTRVKFRHLQCFLAVTQLGSVQRAADSLSITQPAVSKTIGELESILGVRLFERGRRGAVPTREGRLFAPHASACVASLREGVDMLLRERGDVPGTISIGVLPTVATALLPPALAAFRQQWPAISLAVRTDSNAQLLERLKAGDVDLVVGRLSEPEAMHELSFEQIYRELLAVIVRREHPLTFEAPLTPALLARFAIVVPPFGTLIRQSAESVLTAFGAHALTALIETLSVSLGRALALHNDAVWFVPAGAVAQDIALGLLVALPMPFAGTDEPIGLIRRNDSARTPVEESLVDALREAGRARAGNK, translated from the coding sequence ATGGATACCGACTTCACCAACACTCGCGTCAAGTTCCGCCACCTTCAGTGTTTCCTTGCCGTCACGCAGCTCGGCAGCGTGCAGCGTGCGGCCGACAGCCTGTCGATTACGCAGCCGGCCGTGTCGAAGACCATAGGGGAACTCGAATCCATTCTAGGCGTGCGCTTGTTCGAGCGTGGCAGGCGCGGCGCGGTTCCCACGCGCGAGGGCCGGCTCTTCGCGCCGCATGCGAGCGCGTGCGTGGCGTCGCTGCGCGAAGGCGTGGACATGCTGTTGCGCGAACGTGGCGATGTGCCGGGGACCATTTCCATCGGCGTATTGCCGACTGTCGCCACGGCCTTGCTGCCGCCCGCGCTCGCTGCTTTCCGGCAGCAATGGCCGGCCATTTCACTTGCCGTTCGCACGGATTCGAACGCGCAACTGCTCGAACGGCTGAAGGCGGGCGACGTCGATCTGGTCGTCGGCCGGCTCTCTGAGCCAGAAGCCATGCACGAGCTTTCCTTCGAGCAGATCTATCGTGAACTGCTAGCGGTGATTGTCCGGCGCGAGCATCCGCTGACGTTCGAGGCGCCGCTCACGCCCGCGTTGCTTGCGCGTTTCGCGATCGTCGTGCCGCCATTCGGCACGTTGATTCGTCAGTCGGCTGAAAGCGTTCTGACAGCGTTCGGCGCGCATGCGCTGACCGCGTTGATCGAAACGCTGTCGGTTTCGCTTGGCCGCGCGCTCGCGTTGCACAATGACGCCGTCTGGTTCGTTCCAGCGGGCGCGGTCGCGCAGGACATCGCGCTCGGCTTGCTCGTTGCCTTGCCCATGCCCTTCGCCGGCACCGATGAGCCCATCGGCTTGATACGTCGCAACGACTCCGCGCGCACGCCCGTGGAAGAAAGTCTGGTCGATGCCTTGCGCGAAGCGGGCCGTGCGCGCGCCGGGAACAAGTGA
- a CDS encoding response regulator has product MKTVLLVDDDPATIEAWTLCMQGEDCRVLYAVDGNGALSILGAQTVDIVVSDWMMPGLGGALLCQTMKNDAALAHIPFLMISGHPNPPAFVSYDGYLRKPVEMETLVAAVNRLCAAKKRPLY; this is encoded by the coding sequence ATGAAGACCGTTCTGCTCGTCGATGACGACCCCGCCACCATCGAAGCCTGGACCCTCTGCATGCAAGGGGAGGATTGCCGCGTGCTCTACGCCGTCGACGGCAACGGCGCTCTGTCGATACTCGGCGCGCAGACGGTCGACATCGTCGTGTCCGACTGGATGATGCCGGGACTCGGCGGCGCACTTCTCTGTCAAACGATGAAGAACGACGCCGCGCTCGCGCACATCCCTTTCCTGATGATTTCAGGGCATCCGAATCCGCCGGCTTTCGTGAGCTACGACGGGTATCTGCGCAAGCCGGTCGAGATGGAGACGCTGGTTGCGGCCGTGAACCGTCTGTGTGCCGCGAAGAAGCGGCCGCTTTATTGA
- a CDS encoding 1-acyl-sn-glycerol-3-phosphate acyltransferase, with translation MRSTLVKWLFATYLLGSGTIWSILILPLFPFVGRNGRYWLARQWCRAMVTMMRVITGVGVSVEGLEHLPHGPCIVLSRHESTWETLAFMALFPRRISFVFKHELMQIPFFGWVLRGLDMVSLDRGSIRQAHQAVTRECAARLKKGDVVVIFPEGTRVAHDAPLKLASGGVRLACATKVPVVPVVHDAGKVWPAKGWPDHGGHIRVIVTPALPLECEIPQELNRLAQAQMDAALAELR, from the coding sequence ATGCGCAGCACCCTCGTCAAATGGCTCTTCGCCACCTATCTGCTCGGCAGCGGCACGATCTGGTCGATCCTGATCCTGCCGCTTTTCCCGTTCGTCGGCAGAAACGGACGCTATTGGTTAGCCAGGCAATGGTGCCGCGCGATGGTCACGATGATGCGCGTCATCACCGGTGTGGGCGTCTCGGTCGAAGGACTCGAACACTTGCCGCACGGGCCATGCATCGTGTTGAGCCGCCATGAATCGACCTGGGAGACGCTCGCGTTCATGGCGCTCTTTCCGCGCCGCATCAGCTTCGTGTTCAAGCACGAACTCATGCAGATTCCTTTTTTCGGCTGGGTGTTGCGCGGTCTGGACATGGTGAGCCTCGACCGCGGCTCGATCCGTCAGGCGCACCAGGCTGTCACGCGTGAATGCGCCGCGCGGCTGAAGAAAGGCGACGTCGTGGTGATCTTTCCGGAAGGCACGCGCGTGGCGCACGATGCGCCGCTAAAGCTCGCTTCGGGTGGCGTGCGGCTCGCGTGCGCGACCAAGGTTCCGGTCGTGCCTGTTGTCCACGACGCGGGCAAGGTCTGGCCGGCGAAGGGTTGGCCGGATCATGGCGGACATATCCGCGTGATCGTCACGCCCGCCTTGCCGCTCGAATGCGAAATCCCGCAGGAGTTGAACCGGCTCGCTCAAGCGCAGATGGATGCGGCGCTGGCGGAGTTGCGCTGA
- a CDS encoding alpha/beta fold hydrolase has product MDQEPVSFDEGMLDVGDGHSIYWRAQGPREAPVMLVVHGGPGGAMNLKWAEVLEADKWRVVFFDQRGCGKSKPFGKLEANGIDALVGDMEKLRVALNIERWALFGGSWGTTLGLAYGVTHPERCTGFLLRGVFLARRADIDWFLWDVRRVFPEAHRAFLDAIEAASGKRPTSGEEILQLTEAPLARFDEAGTRLARAWTLYETTLSVVNKPPKEAKEADEAKVSGEAQASSEAKDSSDPKQDDKRPSAEANSAAVSMALLERHYMAHELPPEPLLPRVARISHLPCSIVHGRFDMVCPADQAFDLAALWPGAQLAIVDVAGHWTFEPNNVTALRKGAMALAQAIAAS; this is encoded by the coding sequence ATGGATCAGGAGCCGGTGAGTTTCGACGAAGGCATGCTCGACGTGGGCGACGGCCATTCCATCTACTGGCGCGCGCAAGGTCCGCGCGAGGCGCCCGTCATGCTCGTCGTGCACGGCGGCCCCGGCGGCGCCATGAATCTCAAATGGGCCGAGGTGCTGGAAGCGGACAAGTGGCGCGTCGTGTTCTTCGACCAGCGTGGCTGCGGCAAGTCGAAGCCTTTCGGCAAGCTGGAGGCGAACGGCATCGATGCGCTCGTCGGCGACATGGAGAAACTGCGAGTCGCGTTGAACATCGAGCGCTGGGCGCTGTTCGGCGGTTCGTGGGGCACGACGCTCGGGCTTGCTTACGGCGTCACGCATCCCGAACGCTGCACGGGCTTCTTGCTGCGCGGCGTGTTTCTCGCGCGGCGCGCGGACATCGACTGGTTTCTGTGGGACGTGCGGCGCGTGTTTCCGGAGGCGCATCGCGCGTTTCTGGATGCCATCGAAGCCGCGAGCGGGAAGCGTCCGACGAGCGGCGAGGAGATCCTGCAACTGACGGAAGCGCCGCTCGCGCGTTTCGATGAAGCCGGCACGCGGCTCGCGCGCGCGTGGACGCTGTATGAGACCACCTTGTCGGTGGTTAACAAGCCGCCGAAGGAAGCGAAGGAAGCGGACGAGGCGAAAGTATCGGGTGAAGCGCAAGCATCGAGCGAAGCGAAGGACTCGAGCGACCCGAAGCAGGACGACAAGCGCCCGAGCGCCGAGGCCAACTCCGCCGCCGTTTCCATGGCGCTGCTCGAACGTCACTACATGGCGCACGAACTGCCGCCCGAACCGCTGCTGCCGCGCGTCGCGCGCATTTCGCATCTGCCGTGCAGTATCGTCCACGGACGTTTCGACATGGTGTGTCCCGCGGATCAGGCGTTCGACCTTGCCGCGCTTTGGCCGGGCGCGCAACTCGCCATCGTGGATGTCGCCGGGCACTGGACCTTCGAGCCCAACAACGTGACGGCATTGCGCAAAGGCGCGATGGCCCTGGCTCAAGCCATCGCGGCAAGCTGA
- a CDS encoding EAL domain-containing protein — protein sequence MLTAHTGVVDGITLRTHLQPIYSLPHQREVGYEALLRGDAGDGALIGPFDLFGRAIVSGELTALDRMSHLAHLRHAAPVLPSAHWLFVNMNPATFTDPGYAKQFAALTHAAGLAPERIVIEVLESGGSDVAEIARATRSFRAQGFLVAVDDFGAGHSNIDRLLTMRPDIVKLDRSLVRAQSGKRRTPMRDALMPKLVDLLHESGMFVVAEGIETSDDLMLAARSNVDFVQGYLFGQPAAQLAERGAATPLFENVFDSLAQTRRTERLASDLLLMPYRSNLAQAATRLAGGASAEHACAALLALPCTISCFFLDHAGRECLPTLAGACERRSADRFAPIADASTGRWDTRPYFVDAHTRPQQVITSAPYLSVTGTSLCVTLTIATQRNGRLIVAGADLDWRRLTEAAPSIL from the coding sequence GTGTTGACGGCGCACACCGGAGTCGTCGACGGCATCACGCTTCGCACGCATCTGCAGCCGATCTACAGCCTCCCGCATCAGCGCGAAGTCGGTTACGAGGCGCTGTTGCGCGGCGATGCGGGCGATGGCGCGCTGATCGGCCCGTTCGATCTGTTTGGCCGCGCGATCGTCTCGGGCGAGCTCACCGCGCTCGACCGCATGAGTCATCTGGCGCACCTCCGTCATGCCGCGCCGGTGCTGCCGAGCGCGCACTGGCTGTTCGTCAACATGAACCCTGCGACTTTCACGGACCCTGGCTATGCGAAACAGTTCGCCGCGCTCACGCACGCGGCCGGGCTCGCGCCGGAGCGGATCGTGATCGAAGTGCTCGAATCGGGTGGTTCGGATGTCGCGGAAATCGCGCGCGCGACGCGCTCGTTTCGCGCGCAGGGCTTTCTCGTCGCCGTCGACGACTTCGGCGCCGGGCATTCCAATATCGATCGTCTGCTCACGATGCGGCCGGATATCGTCAAGCTCGACCGCAGCCTGGTGCGCGCGCAGAGCGGCAAGCGACGCACGCCGATGCGCGATGCGCTGATGCCGAAGCTCGTCGATCTGCTGCATGAATCCGGTATGTTCGTGGTGGCCGAGGGAATCGAAACCAGCGACGACCTGATGCTCGCGGCGCGCTCCAACGTGGACTTCGTGCAGGGTTATCTGTTCGGTCAACCGGCCGCGCAACTCGCCGAACGCGGCGCGGCCACGCCGCTCTTCGAAAACGTATTCGATTCGCTCGCGCAGACGCGCCGCACCGAGCGCCTCGCGAGCGACTTGCTGCTGATGCCGTATCGCTCGAATCTGGCGCAGGCCGCGACGCGCCTCGCGGGCGGCGCATCCGCCGAGCATGCTTGCGCCGCGTTGCTCGCGCTGCCTTGTACGATCAGTTGCTTCTTTCTCGACCACGCGGGTCGCGAATGCCTGCCGACGCTCGCCGGCGCGTGTGAGCGGCGCTCAGCCGACCGCTTCGCGCCCATTGCGGACGCCTCGACAGGCCGCTGGGACACGCGCCCCTACTTCGTCGATGCCCACACGCGGCCGCAGCAGGTCATCACGAGCGCGCCGTATCTGTCGGTAACGGGGACGTCGCTGTGCGTCACGCTCACCATTGCGACGCAGCGCAACGGACGGCTGATCGTCGCGGGCGCGGATCTCGACTGGCGACGCCTGACCGAAGCGGCGCCGTCGATCCTGTAA
- a CDS encoding EAL domain-containing protein: MASVIPASLSRFRRSGSWIDGALYAVAVYAVPFLIALGTLATLFFLPRQYETRGAVPLELHVLADHGDSLGPEAAREALRAAPATTRYNTHLSEKPVWFSITAPVMSTESSTAIELPSRHAQSLSCWNASNLQPLGTADRESVSGEMHPVKAGFFVQVGRIKAPLSVICRGVYSGPAQINAFAWEWQGLRSSALDFQESSGLIAGGLLTLAVFVFVTALINHEWTYVIFAVWLVGNLRLCANAMGWDMQWLGRVLPADFMTPLRQITFAAYYLLTAALFQQLFRRELRVVGYRWLLRVIQYVGIVLLGAAVALPYSLFIPTLWVIAGFGICVLLFFLVRLVWMARSRTVMWYVASLAIVLFSTFSEVLGAAFGLKVLVGGVNTVMAALSSSMMAAFAIAEQMRAERDFRRQAQMELRNTYEVTPIGLFTLDTDGRFVRANPALRSMLDLQKAEYKVRHWNDYFEPGAWGALQALASKGSDGELEMGGSAARGTGERRYLLKAIRSNGWIEGSLQDTTERSRAVERLRFLAEHDPLTGSLNRRGIEKAISAQSDEMLPWALAYVDLDRFKLVNDLFGHRSGDEVLRQVAARTRAHFARNYAVGRIGGDEFVCVMHDTSIEDAIAQCRELISILSDAPYQVGNRAFQVKASIGLVECSQGVRVQDALSHADRACREAKKVAHTHLVTYRKGAAAFEERAEELKLVETLGRNRLPPGLFLVMQPIMSLSAPTESLNFEVLLRMRAPDGTTLPAGKVIVAAEESGNIAAIDRWVITTLLEWIEAHRHELKNTQFICVNLSGGSLNDEQFMEDIFALFARHQSVVHYLCLEITESVALHDLENTQRFIARVHDMGGKIALDDFGAGYSSFKYLKALSADALKIDGEFVRSMCAHPADIAIVEAIVALARNLGMRSVAEWVEDIDTLRALQEIGVDYVQGFLVAKPQDSVAILSATSAASFVKDPEVVSFVECLSAPAQALAFDYEWRARAAGTH, encoded by the coding sequence ATGGCGTCGGTTATTCCAGCTTCCTTATCGAGATTCAGACGCTCGGGCTCGTGGATCGACGGCGCGTTGTACGCGGTCGCCGTCTACGCGGTCCCGTTTCTGATCGCACTCGGTACGCTAGCGACGCTCTTCTTTTTACCCCGCCAGTACGAAACGCGGGGCGCGGTCCCGCTCGAACTCCACGTTCTCGCCGATCATGGCGACTCGCTCGGTCCCGAAGCCGCGCGCGAAGCCCTGCGCGCCGCACCGGCCACCACGCGCTACAACACGCATCTCTCCGAAAAACCCGTCTGGTTTTCCATCACGGCGCCCGTCATGAGCACGGAGTCGTCGACTGCAATCGAACTGCCTTCGCGCCACGCGCAGTCGCTTTCATGCTGGAACGCCAGTAACCTCCAGCCGCTCGGCACCGCCGATCGCGAAAGCGTGAGCGGCGAGATGCATCCGGTCAAGGCCGGTTTCTTCGTGCAGGTGGGGCGCATCAAGGCACCGTTGTCCGTCATTTGCCGCGGCGTTTATTCGGGCCCGGCGCAGATCAACGCGTTTGCGTGGGAATGGCAAGGTCTCCGAAGCTCGGCGCTCGACTTCCAGGAAAGCTCCGGGCTGATCGCGGGCGGTTTGCTCACGCTCGCGGTATTCGTTTTCGTCACCGCGTTGATCAATCACGAATGGACGTACGTGATTTTCGCGGTGTGGCTCGTCGGCAATCTGCGTTTGTGCGCCAACGCCATGGGCTGGGACATGCAGTGGCTCGGCCGCGTACTGCCAGCCGACTTTATGACGCCGCTCAGGCAAATCACGTTCGCCGCGTACTACTTGCTGACCGCCGCGCTATTCCAGCAGCTGTTCCGCCGTGAATTGCGCGTGGTCGGTTACCGGTGGCTTTTGCGCGTCATTCAGTACGTCGGCATCGTGCTCCTTGGGGCAGCCGTGGCGTTGCCGTATTCGCTGTTCATTCCGACGCTGTGGGTCATTGCCGGCTTCGGTATCTGCGTGCTGCTGTTCTTCCTCGTGCGGCTCGTGTGGATGGCCCGTTCGCGCACGGTCATGTGGTACGTGGCGTCGCTCGCCATCGTACTGTTTTCCACGTTCTCCGAAGTACTTGGCGCGGCGTTCGGCCTCAAGGTGCTGGTCGGCGGCGTGAACACGGTAATGGCCGCGCTGTCGTCGAGCATGATGGCGGCGTTTGCCATCGCCGAGCAGATGCGCGCCGAGCGCGACTTCCGCCGTCAGGCGCAGATGGAATTACGCAACACTTACGAAGTCACGCCAATCGGTCTCTTCACGCTCGATACCGACGGCCGCTTCGTGCGCGCCAATCCGGCGCTGCGCTCGATGCTCGACCTGCAGAAAGCGGAATACAAAGTCCGCCACTGGAACGATTACTTCGAGCCCGGCGCGTGGGGCGCGCTGCAGGCGCTGGCATCGAAAGGCAGTGACGGTGAGCTCGAAATGGGCGGTTCCGCCGCGCGCGGCACGGGCGAGCGGCGCTATCTATTGAAGGCTATCCGCTCGAATGGTTGGATCGAAGGCTCGCTGCAGGACACGACCGAACGTTCGCGCGCCGTCGAGCGTCTGCGCTTTCTCGCGGAGCATGATCCGTTGACGGGTTCGCTGAACCGGCGCGGTATCGAGAAAGCTATTTCCGCCCAAAGCGATGAAATGTTGCCGTGGGCGCTTGCCTATGTCGACCTCGACCGCTTCAAGCTCGTGAACGACCTCTTCGGGCACCGCAGTGGCGACGAAGTCTTGCGCCAGGTCGCGGCACGCACGCGGGCGCATTTCGCGCGCAATTACGCGGTGGGGCGAATCGGTGGCGACGAGTTCGTCTGCGTCATGCACGACACGTCGATTGAAGACGCCATCGCGCAATGCCGCGAACTCATTTCCATTCTTTCTGACGCGCCCTATCAGGTCGGAAATCGCGCGTTTCAGGTGAAGGCTTCGATCGGTCTCGTCGAATGCTCGCAGGGCGTGCGCGTGCAGGACGCGCTGTCGCATGCGGATCGCGCGTGCCGCGAAGCGAAGAAGGTCGCGCATACTCACCTCGTCACGTACCGCAAGGGCGCGGCGGCGTTCGAGGAGCGCGCGGAAGAATTGAAACTCGTCGAGACGCTCGGCCGCAATCGTCTGCCGCCGGGCCTTTTTCTCGTGATGCAGCCGATCATGTCGTTATCGGCGCCAACGGAATCGCTTAATTTCGAAGTACTTCTGCGCATGCGCGCGCCGGACGGCACGACGCTGCCTGCGGGCAAGGTGATCGTCGCGGCGGAAGAGTCCGGCAATATCGCTGCAATCGACCGCTGGGTCATTACCACGTTGCTCGAATGGATCGAGGCGCATCGCCATGAATTGAAGAACACGCAATTCATTTGCGTGAACCTTTCGGGCGGTTCGCTCAACGACGAGCAATTCATGGAGGACATTTTCGCGTTGTTCGCGCGGCATCAGTCAGTGGTGCATTACCTTTGCCTCGAAATCACCGAAAGCGTGGCGCTGCACGATTTGGAGAACACGCAGCGCTTTATTGCGCGCGTCCATGACATGGGCGGCAAAATCGCGCTCGACGACTTTGGCGCGGGTTATTCCTCGTTCAAATATTTGAAGGCACTTTCGGCTGATGCGCTGAAAATCGACGGCGAATTCGTGCGCTCCATGTGTGCGCATCCGGCGGATATTGCCATTGTCGAAGCCATCGTCGCGCTTGCGCGCAATCTCGGCATGCGCAGCGTGGCGGAATGGGTCGAAGACATCGATACTCTGCGCGCATTGCAGGAAATCGGCGTCGATTATGTGCAGGGTTTTTTAGTCGCGAAACCGCAAGACAGCGTCGCCATTCTTTCGGCGACTTCCGCTGCGAGTTTCGTAAAAGATCCGGAAGTGGTGAGTTTTGTCGAGTGCCTGTCCGCGCCGGCGCAGGCGCTCGCATTCGACTATGAATGGCGCGCCCGCGCCGCGGGCACCCATTAA